The DNA region GGATGTCACCCATATCGGCGGACGACGGGTAGGCGAAGACCACCTTTTTCTGCGCCCGGGCCTCGGCGCTCCAGATCCACGGGGCGGCAAGGGCCAGCGCGAACGCGATCAATCGTGAAAACGACTTGGCCATGACAGCACCTCCTCCGGGTCGAACTCTCACTCGACGGCGATCTCCGCCTTCCACCCGGTCAGCCGCCGGTCGACGAGCTGCACCGCCTTGGTGGTGATCAAGGCGACGACGAGCACGGTCAGGATCACCGCGAAAAGCGCGTCGGTGGCGAAGGCGGAGCCGTACTGCATGATCATCCCGCCCATTCCGGTAAGCGTCAGCAGCATCTCACCGGTCACCATTCCCTTGACCGCCCGTCCCATGCCCAGACGGATGCCCGCGAAGATGGCCGGCGCCGCCGCCGGCAGCATCACCTTGAAAAAAATCTCGGTTTCCCGGGCACCGAAGGAGCGGGCCATTTCCAGGAAGGTCCGGTCGACCTGTTTGACGCCGGTGAGCGTGTTGACCACGACAACGAAGAAAGCGAAGAAAAAGACCACGGCGATCCTCGACGCCACGCCGAGGCCGAGCCAGAGGATCAGCACCGGCACGAAAGCGGTGGCGGGGGCGGACATCAGGGCGTTGATGTAGAGATCGAGCAGGTGCTCGACCTCGCGAAAGCGGCCCATCAGCAGCCCGACGACGACGCCGGCGGCGGCCGCAAGGCAAAAGCCCGCGGCCAGCGTTGCGAGGCTGATGAGGAGGCTGTCCCACAGCCGGCCGCTTGCCGCGAGGCGGATCCATGCGGCGGCCACCCGGGAGAGCGGCGGTATCAGCACGCTATCGGCCGCGCGGCCGCAGATCTCCCACAGGGCCAGCAGGACGAGAATCGATGCGGCGTTGCTCTTCAGCCGGGCGTTCACGCGCGATTCACCATCGCCTTCTTCAGGCTCGACCAGATGTAACTCGTGAGATCGACGAACCGCGGGTCCCGCCG from Candidatus Zixiibacteriota bacterium includes:
- a CDS encoding ABC transporter permease, with the protein product MNARLKSNAASILVLLALWEICGRAADSVLIPPLSRVAAAWIRLAASGRLWDSLLISLATLAAGFCLAAAAGVVVGLLMGRFREVEHLLDLYINALMSAPATAFVPVLILWLGLGVASRIAVVFFFAFFVVVVNTLTGVKQVDRTFLEMARSFGARETEIFFKVMLPAAAPAIFAGIRLGMGRAVKGMVTGEMLLTLTGMGGMIMQYGSAFATDALFAVILTVLVVALITTKAVQLVDRRLTGWKAEIAVE